One Novosphingobium sp. G106 DNA segment encodes these proteins:
- a CDS encoding TonB-dependent receptor, which translates to MKISLIALATALSITAPAFAEEAAADAADAPENSILVVGQSAKAIEIAPRGLAVSLGAEQLEAVNAFNTEDLMKYAPDFFVRKRYAGDSNGVPGFRGTHSSQSARTLVMVDGFVVSNFLGNSFGFAPKWGVVGPGEVEQFDIVYGPYSSRYVGNSMGGVVNITTRDPQDTEAFATVQGFVQPYRQFGTKDDYYGYSAEAGLGWKQKDGPFSLRVTGRFFRNEGQPMMWYGLVPAAGTGGTPVTGAVIDPRQVEAITAGTGLANLPPNLPGQPAQPIPAVPGAPTNPIFAAQSPARITQAQTKVKLGYDDGTVTGQFLFAYWHNEDRQTAPDCYLRDAAGNVVCEGRVAIGGQAYSAAGAVFSKTLRDEFLAGLKLAAPIAENTTARIAVSTYQIARSDVFTSNGYVTGKTNGAGTLAAQGPTGWWTADLAIENKTDRRELAVGFTGNAYRTDQTRYTLANWTSDAGETFATRTFGKTRQLSAWAEARLLLDPLTVTLGARYDNWRAYDGGLTRLNAANAPVGNGYASRQQDSVDPSLSFEYRIDEATRLQLSLAMATRYPTVGELFQGSLNGDGTFNANSFDINLKPERSKDANLVIVHDFGPVKLTGSAFWQRVKNTIFQFYGFNQNGISSSTYKNIDVTRQFGFELIAQTKDWPLPGMAIDANAAYVDSKTIRNASNPAAESVQFPRIPKWRVNANLRYAFTPAVEGSLGMRYASRPNTDLFGLQRGDTYGFTSELFALDVRLNWRLTEQLRLSAGVDNLTNDRAWVFHPYPQRTFLVEAGWRL; encoded by the coding sequence ATGAAGATTTCGCTGATCGCGCTGGCCACGGCGCTGAGCATTACTGCACCGGCATTCGCCGAGGAGGCGGCCGCCGATGCCGCTGACGCGCCGGAAAACTCGATCCTCGTCGTCGGCCAGTCCGCCAAGGCGATCGAGATCGCCCCGCGCGGGCTCGCCGTGAGCCTCGGCGCCGAGCAGCTCGAGGCGGTCAACGCCTTCAACACCGAAGACCTGATGAAGTACGCGCCGGATTTCTTCGTGCGCAAACGCTACGCGGGCGACAGCAACGGCGTGCCCGGCTTCCGCGGCACGCACTCGTCGCAGAGCGCGCGGACGCTGGTGATGGTCGACGGCTTCGTCGTCTCGAACTTCCTCGGCAACAGCTTCGGCTTCGCGCCGAAGTGGGGCGTGGTCGGACCCGGCGAGGTCGAGCAGTTCGACATCGTCTATGGCCCCTATTCGTCGCGCTATGTCGGCAACTCGATGGGCGGCGTGGTCAACATCACCACGCGCGATCCCCAAGACACCGAGGCTTTTGCGACCGTACAAGGCTTCGTCCAGCCATACCGCCAGTTCGGCACGAAGGACGACTACTACGGCTATTCGGCCGAGGCAGGTCTGGGCTGGAAGCAGAAGGACGGGCCTTTCTCGCTTCGTGTGACGGGTCGTTTCTTCCGCAACGAAGGCCAGCCGATGATGTGGTACGGGCTGGTGCCCGCGGCGGGCACGGGCGGAACGCCGGTCACCGGCGCGGTGATCGATCCCAGGCAGGTCGAAGCGATCACGGCCGGCACCGGGCTCGCCAACCTGCCGCCGAACCTTCCCGGCCAGCCGGCCCAGCCGATCCCGGCGGTGCCCGGTGCACCGACCAATCCGATCTTTGCCGCGCAGTCTCCTGCGCGGATCACGCAGGCGCAGACCAAGGTCAAGCTGGGTTACGACGACGGCACCGTCACGGGCCAGTTCCTCTTCGCCTACTGGCACAACGAGGACCGCCAGACCGCGCCCGACTGCTACCTGCGCGACGCCGCCGGCAACGTGGTCTGCGAGGGCCGCGTCGCGATCGGCGGGCAGGCCTATTCCGCCGCGGGCGCGGTCTTCTCGAAGACCCTGCGCGACGAATTCCTCGCCGGCCTGAAGCTGGCCGCGCCGATCGCGGAGAATACGACCGCGCGGATCGCGGTATCGACCTACCAGATCGCGCGGTCGGACGTGTTCACGTCGAACGGCTATGTCACCGGCAAAACCAACGGCGCGGGCACGCTGGCCGCGCAGGGGCCGACCGGCTGGTGGACCGCCGACCTCGCGATCGAGAACAAGACCGATCGCCGCGAGTTGGCGGTGGGTTTTACGGGCAACGCCTATCGCACCGACCAGACGCGCTACACGCTGGCGAACTGGACGAGCGACGCCGGCGAGACCTTCGCGACGCGCACTTTCGGCAAGACCCGGCAGCTTTCGGCCTGGGCCGAGGCACGCCTGCTGCTCGATCCGCTGACCGTGACGCTGGGCGCGCGCTATGACAACTGGCGCGCCTATGACGGCGGGCTGACCCGGCTGAACGCCGCCAATGCCCCGGTCGGGAACGGCTACGCCTCGCGCCAGCAGGACTCGGTCGATCCCAGCCTGTCGTTCGAATACCGGATCGACGAGGCGACCCGGCTCCAGCTCAGCCTGGCCATGGCGACGCGTTATCCGACGGTGGGCGAGCTGTTCCAGGGCAGCCTCAACGGCGACGGCACGTTCAATGCCAACAGCTTCGACATCAACCTGAAGCCAGAGCGCAGCAAGGACGCGAACCTGGTGATCGTGCACGACTTCGGCCCGGTGAAGCTGACCGGATCGGCCTTCTGGCAGCGGGTGAAGAACACGATCTTCCAGTTCTATGGCTTCAACCAGAACGGCATATCGAGCTCCACCTACAAGAACATCGACGTCACGCGCCAGTTCGGTTTCGAGCTGATCGCCCAGACCAAGGACTGGCCGCTGCCCGGCATGGCGATCGACGCCAACGCCGCCTACGTCGATTCCAAGACCATCCGGAACGCGTCCAACCCGGCCGCCGAAAGCGTGCAGTTCCCGCGCATCCCCAAGTGGCGGGTCAATGCCAACCTGCGCTATGCCTTTACCCCGGCGGTCGAGGGATCGCTGGGCATGCGCTATGCCAGCCGGCCCAACACCGACCTGTTCGGGCTGCAGCGCGGCGACACCTACGGTTTCACTTCGGAGCTGTTCGCGCTCGATGTGCGGTTGAACTGGAGGCTAACCGAGCAGCTCCGGCTTTCGGCGGGCGTCGACAACCTGACCAACGACCGGGCATGGGTGTTCCACCCCTATCCGCAGCGGACCTTCCTGGTCGAAGCCGGCTGGAGGCTGTGA
- a CDS encoding MarR family winged helix-turn-helix transcriptional regulator has product MTPWVAVAESEEAQSCDSRLPERSNPVSSVKLAMVKWFISLKDSRPLPEFRGCTGEPGWDVLLDLYLGELLGRKTSVTSACIASGVPPTTALRYVNALCDAGRIERDRDENDARRCWLKLAPQVREEIDSYLEATLGHALAIVKAGA; this is encoded by the coding sequence TCGCAGTGGCGGAAAGCGAGGAGGCTCAATCCTGCGATTCCCGTCTGCCGGAACGGAGCAATCCGGTTTCCAGCGTGAAGCTCGCCATGGTGAAATGGTTCATTTCGCTGAAGGACAGCCGCCCGCTTCCGGAGTTTCGCGGCTGCACGGGCGAGCCCGGCTGGGACGTGCTGCTCGATCTCTATCTGGGCGAGCTGCTCGGGCGGAAGACGTCTGTCACGTCCGCCTGCATCGCATCGGGCGTACCGCCGACCACGGCGCTGCGCTACGTCAACGCGCTCTGCGATGCGGGGCGGATCGAGCGGGACCGCGACGAGAACGACGCGCGGCGGTGCTGGCTCAAGCTGGCACCGCAGGTGCGCGAAGAGATCGATAGCTATCTCGAAGCGACGCTGGGGCATGCACTGGCCATCGTGAAAGCGGGCGCCTGA
- a CDS encoding DUF2946 family protein produces the protein MATIAMFGVTSAANAPMGAGMQALRALTHRHRLLALLLVVLVLAVKAAVPAGYMVGQHGKVLTVEICADASGGTVTKQIVIPQSGTPADGKSAHDKAPATCPYAALGYASLAGADGLLLALALAFILALGFATAPRLPLRRIFFLRPPLRGPPALA, from the coding sequence ATGGCGACAATTGCCATGTTCGGAGTGACAAGTGCAGCCAACGCTCCTATGGGCGCGGGCATGCAAGCCCTGCGCGCCCTCACCCACAGACATCGCCTGCTGGCGCTGCTGCTCGTGGTGCTGGTGCTTGCAGTCAAGGCCGCGGTCCCGGCCGGCTACATGGTCGGCCAGCACGGCAAGGTACTCACCGTCGAGATCTGCGCCGACGCTTCGGGCGGTACGGTGACCAAGCAGATCGTCATTCCGCAGTCGGGTACGCCAGCCGATGGCAAATCGGCGCACGACAAGGCGCCTGCGACATGCCCCTATGCCGCACTCGGCTACGCTTCGCTGGCGGGCGCCGATGGGCTGCTGTTGGCGCTGGCGCTCGCCTTCATCCTGGCGCTGGGCTTCGCCACCGCGCCGCGCTTGCCACTTCGGCGCATCTTCTTCCTGCGACCGCCGCTGCGCGGCCCACCGGCACTCGCCTGA